From Quercus lobata isolate SW786 chromosome 1, ValleyOak3.0 Primary Assembly, whole genome shotgun sequence, one genomic window encodes:
- the LOC115984834 gene encoding protein NUCLEAR FUSION DEFECTIVE 4 — MSSRILQWLSLVGIIWLQSINGTNSNFPAYSSQLKQLLSISQVQLNNLAFASDAGKLFGCFAGIASIYLPLWLVLIIGSTLGLIGYGVQYLFLTNQISSLSYGHIFLLTVIAGNSICWINTVCYVIAIRNFPSNRQIVVGLTTSYVGLSAKIYTDIVDAKFSSSPTERAKAYLLLNSILPVIICVIASPLARVVDVKNSRNMGVGFITMFVITIATGVYAVFSSLEFMSSKLSSMSNAIGIFVFLLAPLVIPVVEKIMEVVRKLNIKTEMKVYDFTIEDNEGAERMESGVKEREEASEEVHEVGAKEEIGVKVMLTRLDFWLYFFVYFFGATLGLVFLNNLGQIVESRGHSGTSTLVSLSSSFGFFGRLMPSLMDYFFSRTKHMISRPATIIALMAPTAGALFLLTNSADLSLHISSAIIGVCSGAITSVAVSTTTDLFGTKNFSVNHNVVVANIPIGSFLFGYLAACLYNKEGNGHGKCMGMDCYKYTFIIWGSLCILGTFLAIVLYARTRKFYRQKV; from the exons ATGTCTTCAAGAATTCTTCAGTGGCTAAGCCTTGTGGGGATCATATGGCTTCAATCCATAAACGgaacaaactcaaattttcctGCCTACTCTTCTCAGCTCAAGCAACTCCTTTCCATATCCCAAGTACAACTCAACAACCTTGCCTTTGCCTCCGATGCAGGAAAGCTCTTTGGTTGTTTTGCTGGCATTGCATCTATTTACCTACCCCTTTGGCTAGTCCTTATCATCGGTTCTACTCTAGGTTTGATTGGTTACGGAGTGCAATATCTCTTTCTAACCAACCAAATTTCTTCACTGTCTTATGGCCATATCTTCTTACTCACTGTTATTGCAGGAAATAGTATATGTTGGATTAACACTGTCTGTTATGTTATTGCTATACGAAACTTCCCTTCTAATCGCCAGATTGTGGTGGGGTTGACAACTAGCTATGTTGGTTTAAGTGCAAAGATCTATACAGATATTGTTGATGCTAagttttcttcttcacccaCTGAAAGAGCTAAAGCCTATCTCCTTCTCAACTCTATATTACCTGTCATAATTTGCGTCATAGCGTCCCCACTAGCCAGAGTAGTTGATGTTAAAAATTCCAGAAATATGGGAGTTGGGTTCATTACAATGTTTGTGATAACAATAGCCACTGGAGTCTATGCTGTGTTCAGTAGTTTGGAGTTCATGTCGAGTAAATTATCTTCAATGAGTAACGCCATTGGCATTTTCGTGTTCCTATTAGCCCCGCTAGTCATTCCGGTAGTTGAAAAAATTATGGAGGTAGTGagaaaattgaatataaaaaccGAAATGAAAGTGTATGATTTTACCATAGAAGACAATGAAGGTGCAGAGAGAATGGAGAGTGGggtcaaagagagagaagaagctAGCGAAGAGGTACATGAGGTTGGTGCTAAAGAAGAGATTGGAGTGAAGGTGATGCTAACAAGATTGGATTTCTGGTTATATTTCTTTGTGTATTTCTTTGGTGCAACACTTGGTCTAGTGTTCTTGAACAACTTGGGACAAATAGTTGAGTCCCGTGGCCACTCGGGTACATCAACTTTGGTCTCATTGTCCTCTTCTTTTGGGTTCTTTGGCCGACTCATGCCGTCCTTGATGGATTACTTCTTCTCAag GACAAAGCACATGATTTCTAGGCCAGCGACAATTATAGCATTGATGGCTCCAACAGCAGGAGCTCTCTTCTTACTCACCAACAGTGCCGACCTGTCACTCCACATCAGCAGTGCCATTATAGGTGTGTGTAGTGGTGCAATTACTTCGGTCGCTGTATCTACAACCACCGACCTGTTTGGAACGAAGAATTTCTCAGTAAATCATAATGTTGTGGTGGCAAATATCCCAATAGGATCATTTCTCTTTGGTTACTTGGCAGCTTGTCTTTACAACAAGGAAGGAAATGGACATGGAAAATGCATGGGCATGGATTGCTACAAATACACTTTCATCATCTGGGGTTCCCTTTGTATTTTGGGAACTTTCTTAGCTATAGTTCTATATGCTCGAACACGAAAGTTTTATAGGCAAAAAGTATAG